TGGTTGGACCTAAGAAAAAGCTTCTATAGAGAAGACCAGCATATGACAGCATATGACTCATATGCTCTATTGATTCTCAATTTTGCTGTAAAAATCATATGCAAATGTGATGCCTTCCCAGTATTAATATAAAGTCTATAATAAGATGTAGGTGAGactacacacaaataaatacaatattttccaaaagtttgtggacacctgattgaCACATCCCTTTTTTGGACATACCTTTCCAGagtttgcacacttttttgtaaCCTCCACACTCCTGAAATGGACTTCCACTAGACTTCCATTAGACTTCCACTAGACTGATTTCCACTAGACTTCCACTAGACTTCCACTAGATTTCAACTAGACTTCCACTAGACTTCCACTAGACTTCCACTAGACAgatttccactagatttcaaCTAGACTTCCACTAGACTTCCACTAGACTTCCACTAGACAGACTTCCACTAGACTTCCACTAGACTTCCAATAGACTTCCATTgcatttccactagattttggagtgtgactgttttgttctgtctttCTGCCCATTAATCCTCGATAGCTCTAGTGAGGTCAATCATTGATGTGTGAGGAGGCCTGGGGGACAATCAGAAGGGGTTGAGGTCATATATCTATTCAGGATgatcaagttcttccactccaaccttgacaaaccatgttttcatggaacctgctttgtgcacaggggcattatCATGGGGCAGCTATGGGGCTTTTAGTTTCAGTGAACGGAAACTGTAATATTACAGCATtcaaagacattttatacaattctGTACCTCCAATTTTGTGGAAACAGTATGGGGATTATGGTCCAGGtgtctaaaatattttaacaatataATGTAGTTCTACCAAAAACTTTAaacttaaatatacattttttagaaGATAGAAGATTTTAAGATAATtctgaacaattaaaaaatactttatgtaactccttttttttatagttttaatgttactatgaaactttttttttaattctaaaaataaaaactattatatGTTTAAGTTTAGCTAAGTTTACCTTCGACTCTCTCTAACGCTATAGGCTCAGGCTTCAGCCAATGAGAATGAAGCTTCTTTGAACACAGCATACTACTTTACTGATCAGTATGCAGTAATAGTACACCGCCCATAAGAGTGCATACTATGTAGTATATACTATGTAGTAGTGTAGTACGCGGTTTGGGACGGAGCCTGAATGTTCCATATGAGGCCTGTGTGAACAAGTCATGGAAAATGGCGACTGCAGAGCCGGTGAGTTGATGCCTTACTCTAAGAATAATTTTTCGTTTTTtgagggttttatttttagcattcATAAGATAATATGTCaacatgaatgtttgtgtataagacCTAGTTCAGGATTAGCCAGTAATGTGAGCTGTAGTTAGACTTTATAAAGTTAATCGACATGTTTGAatgggagaagagaagagtctCTAACTTATTCCTGTCTTAACAAGTTAAGCTGAGACTAGTTTGTCGTCTTGTTTAGAGAAGCGCCTTAGCTAGTTTAGGAGGCTAGTTAACACTTTACTGCCACTGCAAGTTGTTCTGGACGTTTGGCTTTGCTTTTGTATGACTTATTATACAGCTATGTAAAGACTACATGTGTTTAATGTTAGCAAGCTTCCTGTTCTTCACCTGGAGGTGTTTTTAAAACTAGTTTAAAATAGGTTTACTTCAGAAATGTTTAAGcctttgtttataataaaaaccTCAGACAGACGTGAATACACTTTTTGGTTTGTCatctagtttgttttttttttttagttccagCTGTTTTCTGTGCTGTTAATTTGAGTATTGCATTATATTGAACATGATCCTGTAGATATCATAGAGTTTATATGGGATAATACACTTCATCATCCTTAGAAGATACTTACATACGACTAGGTGCAGAATGCTTTGGAATAGTATttcaaatgaattcatttcaaaTGACAGTTGTAGTGTCAATTTATTTCTTGAAGCAAGTAAGTTATTTGCTAGACTTGAcgtttgtttgttggtgtttCTGTTCTCAAGGAAGTAATATTGAATCCATTGAAGAGTGAAGAGGAGAACTCAGAAGAGACAAGCCAGGAGATTGTCAGCCCTGAGTGTTATATCAAACATCCGCTACAAAACAGGTCAACCATAAGCTACACGTCACCCTTCTGTACCCACTTTCTGTTTTTCACGTCGTTGTTTTAGGCGACAGACTTGTTGAgttttgtgtgtacagtattgtcACTTTATTACAAGTTTGTGTAACTGCTTGTCTTCCTGCAGATGGTCTTTATGGTTCTTTAAAAATGACAAGAGCAAAACATGGCAAGCCAACTTGCGACTGATTTCAAAGTTTGACACAGTAGAAGATTTTTGGGCGTAAGTGTTACATTTTGTATGTGTAGCTACGAATGTCGTGAAGAGAAAAATATTAGACTGTTTTGGGTTGATggcttatttgtattttttaggcTTTATAACCATATTCAGCTGTCCAGTAATTTGATGTCCGGATGTGACTATTCGCTGTTCAAGGTGAgcgtctattattattattattattattattattattattattattattattattagcagtagtagtaaaagtagtatttgtttgtttgtttgtttttgtgtgtggagaAAAGCTCAAGCTTGTTATAATATTGTAGTCGAGATGTTGTGTACttacattttgtatttgtgtatgaaCCACATTTTGCATTTGTCAGAATATGTACATTTTTGCATCTTATAGGACGGCATTGAGCCCATGTGGGAGGATGAGAGAAATAAGAAAGGAGGGCGCTGGCTCATCACCCTCAACAAACAGCAGAGGAAGCACGACTTGGACAGTTTTTGGCTGGAAACAGTGA
The Tachysurus vachellii isolate PV-2020 chromosome 6, HZAU_Pvac_v1, whole genome shotgun sequence genome window above contains:
- the eif4eb gene encoding eukaryotic translation initiation factor 4eb: MATAEPEVILNPLKSEEENSEETSQEIVSPECYIKHPLQNRWSLWFFKNDKSKTWQANLRLISKFDTVEDFWALYNHIQLSSNLMSGCDYSLFKDGIEPMWEDERNKKGGRWLITLNKQQRKHDLDSFWLETMLCLIGEAFDDYSDDVCGAVVNIRTKGDKIAVWTSDYENKDSVTHIGRVYKERLGIPMKMTIGYQSHADTATKSGSTTKNKFVV